A genomic region of Saprospiraceae bacterium contains the following coding sequences:
- a CDS encoding trypsin-like peptidase domain-containing protein: MIFQKLPKDVKVFDIIEGDAEDNNKWAIYGIDISEYSTNADHNRPNFKDENSQANDYKTRGSGFFVSSKGYIITNYHVVKEANHVDVKFDYISGQEIYKAKIVEVDKSNDLALIVINDPSFKNLVNLPYSISTSYNIGTKVYAIGFLIQQH, translated from the coding sequence TTGATCTTTCAAAAACTACCAAAAGATGTTAAGGTTTTTGATATTATTGAGGGAGATGCAGAAGATAATAATAAATGGGCGATTTATGGCATTGATATTAGTGAATATTCAACAAATGCAGATCATAATCGTCCAAATTTCAAAGATGAAAATAGTCAAGCTAATGACTATAAAACTAGGGGCTCTGGATTTTTTGTTTCGAGTAAAGGTTATATTATTACAAATTATCACGTCGTAAAAGAAGCAAATCATGTAGATGTAAAATTTGATTATATTTCAGGCCAAGAAATTTATAAGGCTAAAATCGTTGAAGTTGATAAATCAAATGATCTAGCACTAATAGTTATTAATGATCCTTCTTTTAAAAATTTAGTTAATTTACCATATTCTATTAGTACAAGTTATAATATTGGGACAAAAGTGTATGCGATAGGTTTCCTGATCCAACAACATTAG
- a CDS encoding serine protease gives MEDDASMMQISASIQPGNSGGALINDKGDVVGVTTSTANPYYFAKYRGYLPQNINYAVKAEYIKILTRNQTEPDGTSLLGDMILEERIKILRNYVCMVLVK, from the coding sequence ATGGAAGATGATGCAAGTATGATGCAAATTTCAGCTTCTATACAACCAGGAAATAGTGGTGGGGCATTAATCAATGATAAAGGGGATGTTGTTGGAGTGACAACTTCGACTGCTAACCCTTATTATTTTGCAAAATATAGAGGTTACCTTCCGCAAAATATAAATTATGCAGTCAAAGCTGAGTATATAAAAATTCTAACAAGGAATCAAACTGAACCTGATGGAACAAGTCTTTTAGGCGACATGATACTTGAAGAGCGGATAAAGATATTGAGAAATTATGTTTGTATGGTTTTAGTAAAATAA
- a CDS encoding clan AA aspartic protease: MDVFKIRAVIIIGLDQGQFASCTSGDKYTDKKLYNAFIYLITLLKASDKYKIKDSEDPFSPQNYNEGTALNNEHKIEVPLELKGGVYILSISICNNNYNYILDSGASETSITEMLESKFINQGFITKNNYLNPVLYKLADGSIVEFRRVMLPSIKIGNNTGKNVNVFISPSISPLLLGRNVLDIYKKWSIDTEKRVLILENY; this comes from the coding sequence ATGGATGTGTTCAAAATAAGGGCAGTTATAATTATTGGTTTGGACCAAGGTCAATTTGCATCTTGTACTTCAGGCGATAAATATACTGACAAAAAACTTTACAATGCTTTTATATATTTAATTACCCTATTAAAAGCAAGTGACAAATATAAAATTAAAGACAGTGAAGATCCATTTAGTCCTCAAAATTATAATGAAGGCACGGCACTAAATAACGAACATAAAATTGAAGTCCCATTGGAGCTGAAAGGAGGGGTTTATATATTAAGCATTTCAATTTGTAATAATAATTACAACTATATTCTTGATTCAGGTGCTAGTGAAACATCGATTACTGAAATGCTTGAATCGAAGTTTATTAATCAAGGATTTATTACTAAAAATAATTATTTAAATCCAGTATTGTACAAGTTGGCTGATGGTTCAATAGTTGAATTTAGAAGAGTTATGCTACCTTCGATTAAAATTGGAAATAATACTGGCAAAAATGTAAATGTATTTATTTCTCCATCTATTTCACCATTACTATTAGGAAGAAATGTTCTAGATATTTACAAAAAATGGTCTATTGATACTGAAAAACGGGTATTAATTCTAGAAAATTACTGA
- a CDS encoding KTSC domain-containing protein, with translation MKNIQLIFLLFIFLSCKGQNCETLQDNFRSYDEALNKIETTKFNFTDEVNTSKSSWIINARFYSCNKKDGYFILETSKKSYIFDGLPINIWNDFKNAESFGSYYHKFIRGGLDLY, from the coding sequence ATGAAAAATATTCAATTAATTTTCTTACTATTTATTTTCTTATCATGCAAAGGACAAAATTGTGAAACCTTACAGGACAACTTCAGATCCTACGACGAAGCATTAAATAAAATTGAAACCACCAAGTTTAATTTTACAGATGAAGTAAACACAAGTAAAAGTTCCTGGATTATAAATGCAAGATTTTATTCTTGTAATAAAAAAGACGGATATTTTATTTTAGAAACATCTAAAAAGAGTTACATATTTGATGGATTACCTATTAATATTTGGAATGATTTTAAAAATGCAGAATCATTTGGAAGTTACTATCACAAGTTCATTCGAGGAGGTTTAGACTTATATTAG